From a single Brassica oleracea var. oleracea cultivar TO1000 chromosome C5, BOL, whole genome shotgun sequence genomic region:
- the LOC106345096 gene encoding agamous-like MADS-box protein AGL62 encodes MVRKSKGRQKIEMVKMKNENNLQVTFSKRRTGLFKKASELCTLCGAEIVVIVFSPGKKVFSFGHPNVDCVIDRFANINPPNPRQHTDMQLSEARRNAIVRDLNNHLTQVTEEFEIEKKRTEDLKQKRKNSNMPENWWEEPIEELNLSQLTEFKCGLEKLRKTVTTEASKNFQAIVPRHNFYGGSSNNSTFGICDDHAGNIDTDLDLYNHQRMVATNTFACNLNNMMVPYHITTPFGNIGNSNIIEGFTPEYNQNPNKLCFKQEHMSECDHHSAHPLRFGHGYY; translated from the exons ATGGTGAGAAAAAGTAAAGGTCGTCAAAAGATAGAGATGGTCAAAATGAAAAATGAAAATAATCTTCAGGTTACTTTCTCAAAAAGAAGAACTGGTCTTTTCAAAAAAGCTAGTGAGCTTTGCACGCTTTGTGGTGCTGAAATTGTTGTTATTGTATTTTCGCCTGGCAAAAAAGTTTTTTCTTTTGGTCATCCAAATGTTGACTGTGTAATTGATCGCTTCGCAAACATTAATCCACCAAATCCTCGTCAACACACCGACATGCAACTTAGTGAAGCCCGTCGAAATGCAATTGTTCGAGATCTCAACAATCATCTCACTCAA GTAACAGAAGAATTCGAAATTGAGAAAAAGAGGACTGAAGACTTAAAGCAAAAGAGGAAAAACAGTAACATGCCTGAGAATTGGTGGGAAGAACCTATAGAAGAGTTGAACTTAAGCCAGCTCACTGAATTCAAATGTGGTTTGGAAAAGTTGAGAAAAACAGTGACTACTGAAGCCTCCAAGAATTTTCAAGCAATTGTTCCGCGTCATAACTTCTATGGTGGAAGTTCAAATAATTCTACTTTTGGGATTTGTGATGATCATGCAGGTAATATCGACACCGATTTAGATCTGTATAATCATCAAAGAATGGTGGCAACGAACACATTCGCTTGCAATCTCAACAACATGATGGTTCCTTATCATATTACAACACCATTTGGGAATATTGGTAATAGTAATATTATTGAAGGGTTCACTCCAGAATACAATCAAAACCCAAACAAATTATGTTTTAAGCAAGAACACATGTCTGAGTGTGACCACCATTCAGCTCATCCTCTTCGTTTCGGACATGGTTACTATTAA